Proteins encoded together in one Hymenobacter monticola window:
- a CDS encoding putative porin: protein MLLLTKLAAAAAHAQVLDDSTKVLYGPKTTRVIYEAEVLRDSTGGTLLDTTLTRFPQDRFWAHDTTFQQDLGALGTASRPLLYQPNLQLGARFGRDVFNKYAHDASQIPYYDSRSPFSFFRYIQSGAGEQVFEFNYSRSLKKNFSVGFNYERIASNKILATTGGTGGVGRGLVEHSNLMLYGRLQSENERYHLLFNIGNARHSAAEQGGIWPIIRRALNAETGDSITLGESAPNQLFNYGAQRVYLTKAINREDRDELYFTQTYRLLGRGLTVYHTFDAKRQFNNYSDTELTPLNRGELYFPRVRFYPRVLRNTRAILDRAEFKQVENTFGVLGRTDFAEYRLYGRLRNASLATKTLYSNQVRAARSTTGDSLVVGAPTRTFTQAFVGGTVAFNYHKIYAVEAAGEYKLFDEYWLRASVRTGPLWVEALRSSYSPTLTQQELVGNNYEWHHLPGTPTEFSNTSSTQLTGRLRFNLPDIGRLSQQRFEASASLVNLTNLVYYNTAGMPEQATVAKNLQVVFARHQVHFGRVGFDNQATYTQGGDVTGIRIPKLVTNSRVFYESYIFRKALFSQTGIQVYYQSAYKAFDYSPSTQQFYQQDHFTITNHAVADVFFSADIKAVSAFLKVAYVNQGIISGGYFTTPYYTGYPRRFQFGVRWNFFN, encoded by the coding sequence TTGCTGTTGCTCACCAAGCTGGCCGCAGCCGCTGCCCACGCGCAGGTGCTCGACGACTCCACCAAAGTGCTGTACGGCCCGAAAACCACCCGCGTCATTTACGAGGCCGAAGTGCTGCGCGACTCCACCGGCGGCACCTTGCTCGACACCACGCTCACGCGCTTTCCGCAAGATAGGTTTTGGGCGCACGACACCACTTTCCAGCAGGATTTGGGCGCGTTGGGCACGGCCTCGCGGCCCTTGCTCTACCAACCCAACCTGCAACTGGGGGCCCGCTTTGGGCGCGACGTGTTCAACAAGTATGCGCACGACGCCAGCCAGATTCCCTACTACGACTCCCGCTCGCCGTTTTCGTTTTTTCGCTACATCCAGTCCGGGGCCGGCGAGCAGGTGTTTGAGTTCAACTACAGCCGCAGCCTGAAGAAGAATTTCAGCGTGGGCTTCAACTACGAGCGCATCGCCTCCAATAAAATTCTGGCCACCACCGGCGGGACCGGGGGCGTGGGCCGGGGCCTGGTCGAGCATTCCAACCTGATGCTCTACGGCCGCCTGCAATCCGAGAACGAGCGGTACCACTTGCTCTTCAATATTGGCAATGCCCGGCACAGCGCCGCGGAGCAGGGCGGCATCTGGCCCATCATCCGGCGTGCCCTCAACGCGGAAACCGGCGACAGCATCACGCTGGGCGAGTCGGCCCCCAACCAGCTGTTCAACTACGGTGCCCAACGCGTTTACCTGACCAAAGCCATTAACCGGGAGGACCGCGACGAGCTGTACTTCACCCAAACTTACCGGCTGCTGGGCCGCGGCCTCACCGTGTACCATACCTTCGACGCCAAGCGCCAGTTCAACAACTACTCCGACACCGAACTGACGCCCCTCAATCGGGGCGAATTGTATTTTCCGCGCGTGCGGTTCTACCCGCGCGTGCTGCGCAACACCCGCGCCATTCTCGACCGGGCCGAGTTCAAGCAGGTGGAAAACACCTTCGGCGTGCTGGGCCGCACCGACTTCGCAGAGTACCGCCTCTACGGCCGCCTGCGCAACGCCAGCCTGGCCACCAAGACGTTGTATTCGAACCAGGTGCGCGCGGCCCGCAGCACCACCGGCGACTCGCTGGTGGTGGGCGCGCCCACCCGCACGTTCACGCAGGCCTTTGTGGGCGGCACCGTGGCGTTCAACTACCACAAGATTTACGCCGTAGAGGCGGCTGGCGAGTACAAGCTGTTCGACGAGTACTGGCTGCGCGCTTCGGTGCGCACGGGGCCGCTGTGGGTGGAGGCGCTGCGCTCCTCGTACTCGCCCACGCTCACGCAGCAGGAGCTAGTGGGCAACAACTACGAGTGGCACCACCTGCCCGGCACCCCCACCGAGTTCAGCAACACCAGCAGCACCCAGCTCACTGGCCGCCTGCGCTTTAATCTGCCCGACATCGGCCGCCTCAGCCAGCAGCGTTTCGAGGCCAGCGCCAGCCTCGTCAACCTCACCAACCTGGTGTATTATAACACGGCCGGCATGCCGGAGCAGGCCACCGTGGCCAAGAACCTGCAGGTGGTATTTGCCCGGCACCAGGTGCATTTTGGCCGTGTGGGCTTCGACAACCAGGCCACCTACACGCAGGGCGGCGACGTGACGGGCATCCGCATTCCCAAGCTGGTGACCAACTCGCGGGTGTTCTACGAGAGCTACATATTCCGCAAGGCGCTGTTCAGCCAGACCGGCATTCAGGTGTATTATCAGTCGGCTTATAAGGCCTTCGATTACAGCCCCAGCACCCAGCAGTTCTACCAGCAAGACCATTTCACCATCACCAACCACGCCGTAGCCGACGTCTTTTTCTCGGCCGATATCAAGGCCGTGTCGGCGTTCCTGAAAGTAGCCTACGTCAACCAAGGCATTATTTCAGGCGGTTATTTCACTACGCCTTATTACACGGGCTACCCGCGGCGCTTCCAGTTTGGAGTGCGCTGGAATTTCTTTAATTAA
- the lpxK gene encoding tetraacyldisaccharide 4'-kinase — translation MGRLLVFLLLPFSWLYAGVLAVRNWLYDAGWKKSEAFAVPLLGVGNLRVGGTGKTPHVIWLVEELLRQGHRPAILSRGYGRQTTGPRLAGLQDSAATVGDEPWQYFEHFAPQNVPVAAAEKRGLGVRLLLQMHPDTSIIVLDDAYQHRAVRPTLNVLLTEYARPFYEDQVLPAGRLRESRGGARRADVVIVTKCPPDLSAALQGTVQQGIVCYGRPNVPVLFSKYEYGTPQPFAKTLKLKEGEVLPASPPTPPVGAALLLTGIAQPQPLREYIEGQGYTVRYHARLPDHHAFQQKDLEALRAHWQPGWPIFTTEKDATRLHAAALQPALAGLPIYTIPVRVAFLGTGAAELRQLLPGAPAVASSI, via the coding sequence ATGGGCCGATTGCTGGTGTTTTTATTGCTGCCGTTTTCCTGGCTTTACGCCGGTGTGCTGGCCGTGCGCAATTGGCTCTACGACGCCGGCTGGAAAAAATCAGAAGCTTTCGCCGTGCCGCTGCTGGGCGTGGGCAACCTGCGGGTGGGGGGCACGGGCAAGACACCGCACGTCATCTGGCTGGTGGAGGAACTGCTGCGCCAGGGCCACCGCCCGGCCATCCTGAGCCGCGGCTACGGCCGCCAAACCACCGGCCCGCGCCTGGCCGGCCTCCAGGATTCGGCCGCCACGGTGGGCGACGAGCCCTGGCAGTATTTCGAGCATTTTGCGCCGCAAAACGTGCCCGTGGCGGCAGCCGAAAAACGCGGCCTGGGCGTGCGGCTGCTCTTGCAAATGCATCCGGATACGAGCATCATCGTGCTTGATGACGCCTACCAGCACCGCGCCGTGCGCCCCACGCTCAACGTGCTGCTGACGGAATACGCCCGGCCGTTTTACGAGGACCAGGTGCTGCCCGCTGGCCGGCTGCGCGAGAGCCGCGGCGGGGCCCGCCGGGCCGACGTGGTCATTGTCACGAAATGCCCGCCGGACTTGAGTGCGGCACTGCAAGGTACTGTGCAGCAAGGCATTGTTTGCTACGGCCGGCCTAATGTGCCGGTGCTGTTTTCGAAGTATGAATACGGCACGCCGCAGCCTTTTGCAAAAACCTTAAAGTTGAAGGAAGGTGAGGTGCTGCCAGCTTCGCCGCCTACGCCGCCAGTGGGCGCGGCTCTGTTGCTGACCGGTATTGCGCAGCCGCAGCCGCTGCGTGAGTATATTGAAGGTCAGGGGTATACGGTTCGTTATCATGCGCGACTGCCCGACCACCACGCTTTTCAGCAGAAAGACCTTGAGGCCTTGCGGGCGCATTGGCAGCCGGGCTGGCCTATTTTTACAACGGAAAAGGACGCCACGCGCCTGCACGCTGCTGCCCTGCAGCCGGCGCTGGCGGGGCTTCCCATCTATACCATTCCGGTGCGGGTGGCGTTTCTGGGCACGGGCGCGGCCGAGCTGCGACAGCTCCTGCCCGGCGCGCCGGCCGTCGCCTCATCCATTTGA
- a CDS encoding uracil-DNA glycosylase family protein — MSTLADRLLHFLTTFPLPPVLPAGMEAVSPFREPPVRELLSRFAQKYYADNQPRVALLGINPGRLGMGRTGVAFTDPAALAEHCSIANDLPRGRPETSTQFVYKFINALGGPAEFYQHFYISSLYPLVLLKNGLNYNYYDSQALTKALWPDIQLSLRQQVEELGLRRDVAVSLGKRNGEFLKRLNAELGLFDNVIVLDHPRYLMQYKSREEATNVAKYVQTLGGLIHAD, encoded by the coding sequence ATGTCTACCCTGGCCGACCGTCTGCTGCATTTTCTGACCACTTTTCCGCTGCCCCCTGTTCTGCCCGCAGGTATGGAAGCCGTCAGCCCATTCCGCGAGCCGCCTGTACGGGAGCTGCTCAGCCGCTTTGCCCAGAAATATTACGCTGATAACCAGCCTCGCGTGGCGTTGCTCGGCATCAACCCCGGCCGCCTGGGCATGGGCCGCACCGGCGTCGCCTTCACCGACCCCGCGGCCCTGGCCGAACACTGCAGCATCGCCAACGACCTGCCGCGCGGCCGCCCCGAAACCTCTACGCAGTTCGTCTACAAGTTCATCAACGCGCTGGGCGGCCCGGCCGAGTTCTACCAGCATTTCTACATCAGTTCGCTCTACCCGCTGGTGCTCCTGAAAAACGGGCTGAATTACAACTACTACGACTCGCAGGCCCTCACCAAAGCCCTATGGCCCGACATTCAGCTTTCATTGCGCCAGCAAGTTGAAGAATTGGGCCTGCGCCGGGACGTGGCTGTGAGCCTTGGCAAGCGCAACGGTGAGTTTTTGAAGCGCCTGAATGCGGAGCTGGGCTTATTCGACAACGTCATCGTTCTCGACCACCCGCGCTACCTCATGCAATACAAAAGCCGCGAAGAAGCTACCAACGTAGCCAAATACGTGCAAACGCTGGGCGGTTTGATTCACGCAGATTGA
- a CDS encoding Nif3-like dinuclear metal center hexameric protein, which yields MPTVQDLARLLEAAAPLAYQESYDNAGLQCGNPQVEITGVLITLDCTPAVVAEAVRRGCNVVVAHHPVIFRPLKRLTGANEVEQTIIAALKNDVAIYAAHTNLDNVRGGVNDKLAEKLGLLKTRVLAPQSGILARLITYVPNRPADQQADVAGRVLAALYAAGAGQIGQYSACSFQAEGTGTFTPGAGTRPAIGAEHRPETVPEKRLEVLLPLHRQAAVLRALRAAHPYEEVAYELIKLENVHQEVGAGLVGELPEALAPAAFRQLLKRQLLVPVVRHTAFEKPIKTVAICGGAGAFLIGAARASGADAYVTGDVKYHEFFGAEGQLMLCDVGHFESEQFTGEVFRDLLTAGFGRTFAVLIAETPTNPVQYDC from the coding sequence ATGCCCACCGTCCAAGACCTTGCCCGCCTGCTCGAAGCCGCCGCGCCCCTCGCCTACCAGGAAAGCTACGACAACGCCGGCTTGCAGTGCGGCAACCCGCAAGTTGAAATCACAGGCGTGCTCATCACCCTCGACTGCACGCCCGCCGTGGTGGCCGAGGCCGTGCGCCGCGGCTGCAATGTGGTAGTGGCCCACCACCCGGTCATTTTCCGCCCCCTCAAGCGCCTCACCGGGGCCAATGAGGTGGAGCAAACCATCATCGCGGCCCTCAAAAACGACGTGGCCATCTACGCCGCCCACACCAACCTCGACAACGTGCGCGGCGGCGTCAACGACAAGCTGGCCGAAAAGCTGGGCCTGCTGAAAACCCGCGTGCTGGCCCCGCAAAGCGGCATTTTGGCCCGCCTCATCACCTACGTGCCCAACCGGCCCGCAGACCAGCAGGCCGACGTGGCCGGCCGCGTGCTGGCCGCCCTCTACGCCGCCGGTGCTGGCCAAATAGGCCAGTACTCCGCCTGCAGCTTCCAAGCCGAGGGCACCGGCACCTTCACGCCCGGCGCGGGCACCCGGCCCGCCATCGGGGCCGAACACCGGCCTGAAACGGTGCCCGAAAAGCGCTTGGAAGTGCTACTGCCCCTGCACCGGCAGGCGGCCGTGCTGCGGGCCCTGCGCGCCGCGCACCCCTATGAGGAGGTGGCCTACGAGCTCATCAAGCTGGAAAACGTGCACCAGGAAGTGGGCGCTGGCTTGGTGGGTGAATTGCCGGAAGCCTTGGCCCCAGCCGCGTTTCGACAGTTACTGAAGCGGCAGCTGCTGGTGCCGGTGGTTCGCCACACGGCGTTTGAAAAACCTATCAAAACGGTGGCCATTTGCGGCGGGGCGGGCGCGTTTCTCATTGGCGCGGCGCGGGCCAGCGGGGCCGATGCTTACGTGACCGGCGACGTGAAATACCACGAGTTTTTTGGGGCCGAGGGGCAGCTCATGCTCTGCGACGTGGGCCATTTCGAGAGCGAGCAGTTCACCGGCGAGGTGTTCCGGGATTTGCTAACGGCCGGATTTGGACGTACTTTTGCGGTCTTAATCGCTGAAACCCCTACGAACCCCGTTCAATATGACTGCTAA
- a CDS encoding zinc ribbon domain-containing protein, protein MTANSAAVAPADVPVAAKLEALLTLQHLDSQLDEIRRVRGDLPEEVRDLEDEIAGYEVRVKKFDEDIQGLNDFIKSRKQASKDAESLIKKYDEQQQNVRNNREFEAIAKEIELQRLEIQIADKKIKEAQYQIDVKNAEISGTKSKLDERRKDLDNKKGELDTIVAENEEEERGLMAQRDEATKPVEDRLLTAYTRIRGNVRNGLAVVLVRRDACGGCFNTVPPQRQADIISHKKIIVCEHCGRILADVEARTA, encoded by the coding sequence ATGACTGCTAACAGTGCCGCCGTGGCGCCCGCCGACGTTCCCGTAGCCGCCAAGCTCGAAGCCCTGCTCACCCTGCAGCACCTCGACTCGCAGCTCGACGAAATCCGGCGCGTGCGGGGCGATTTGCCCGAAGAAGTGCGGGATTTGGAAGACGAAATCGCGGGCTACGAAGTGCGCGTGAAGAAATTCGACGAAGACATTCAGGGCCTGAACGACTTCATCAAGAGCCGCAAACAGGCCAGCAAAGACGCCGAGTCGCTCATCAAAAAGTACGACGAGCAGCAGCAGAACGTGCGCAACAACCGCGAGTTCGAAGCCATTGCCAAGGAAATTGAGCTGCAGCGCCTGGAAATCCAGATTGCCGACAAGAAAATCAAAGAGGCGCAGTACCAGATTGACGTGAAGAATGCCGAAATCAGCGGCACAAAGTCGAAGCTGGACGAGCGCCGCAAGGACCTCGACAACAAGAAAGGCGAGCTCGACACCATCGTGGCCGAGAACGAAGAAGAAGAGCGCGGCCTGATGGCCCAGCGCGACGAAGCCACCAAGCCGGTGGAAGACCGCCTGCTGACGGCCTACACCCGCATCCGCGGCAACGTGCGCAACGGCCTGGCCGTGGTGCTGGTGCGCCGCGACGCCTGCGGCGGCTGCTTCAACACGGTGCCGCCCCAGCGCCAGGCCGATATCATCTCGCACAAGAAAATCATTGTGTGCGAGCACTGCGGCCGCATCCTGGCCGACGTAGAAGCCCGCACGGCCTAA